In Bradyrhizobium lablabi, one DNA window encodes the following:
- a CDS encoding class I mannose-6-phosphate isomerase translates to MAIEHASVRVVRKPWGVADLHPWSGIDGSNDAIGELWFQRVDQDAPSPALLLKLLFTSEPLSVQVHPDDAFARSIGLPNGKTEAWYILFAAPGARVAVGLKRHLTPRDLRASIRDGSIASLTQWRAVKKGDVIFVPAGTIHAIGAGIVLAEIQQYSDATFRLFDYGRRRELHEDSAVAVSDAGPLQAQPGPRRLTAARTMLIASQHFVLERIDLSPNSNWALNTDRETWILVIEGSGRIALTDTTVGDAMFIEADRTGIEVGPDGMSGLVAYPGPDPIASLLQDGGARTAVYSPKSNEIVEVQT, encoded by the coding sequence ATGGCCATTGAACATGCCTCCGTGCGGGTCGTGCGCAAGCCCTGGGGGGTCGCCGATCTCCATCCCTGGAGCGGCATTGACGGCTCTAATGACGCAATCGGAGAATTGTGGTTTCAGCGCGTCGATCAAGATGCGCCGAGCCCGGCCTTGCTGCTGAAATTACTGTTCACCAGTGAGCCTTTGTCAGTCCAGGTTCATCCGGACGATGCCTTCGCGCGCTCGATCGGCCTGCCGAACGGCAAGACCGAGGCATGGTACATCCTCTTCGCCGCGCCCGGCGCGCGGGTAGCCGTTGGATTGAAACGGCACCTCACGCCGCGGGATTTGCGCGCGTCGATCAGGGATGGCTCGATTGCAAGTCTCACGCAATGGCGTGCCGTTAAGAAAGGCGACGTCATCTTCGTCCCCGCCGGCACGATCCACGCGATCGGCGCTGGTATCGTGCTCGCCGAGATTCAACAGTACAGCGATGCGACGTTCCGCCTGTTCGATTATGGGAGGCGGCGCGAACTGCACGAAGACAGCGCTGTCGCTGTTTCCGACGCGGGGCCACTTCAGGCTCAGCCCGGTCCACGACGTCTCACCGCCGCTCGCACGATGCTCATCGCAAGCCAGCATTTCGTTCTTGAGCGGATCGATCTCTCGCCGAACTCGAATTGGGCACTCAATACCGATCGGGAAACCTGGATCCTTGTGATTGAGGGGAGCGGGCGCATCGCCTTGACCGATACGACCGTGGGTGACGCCATGTTTATTGAGGCTGATCGAACCGGCATCGAGGTTGGACCCGACGGGATGAGCGGTCTGGTCGCGTATCCGGGACCCGATCCCATTGCTTCTCTGCTGCAAGATGGTGGAGCGCGAACGGCGGTGTACTCACCGAAATCGAACGAGATTGTCGAGGTGCAGACATGA
- a CDS encoding GlsB/YeaQ/YmgE family stress response membrane protein, translating into MNMSSESLLVILFVGLVAGWLAGQIVRGTGFGIIGDLIVGILGAFIGSWLLPQLGIHLGMGVISAIINATIGAILLLLVVRLFRGGGGWGSRWSGGWGRRW; encoded by the coding sequence ATGAATATGTCGAGTGAAAGCCTGTTGGTCATATTGTTTGTGGGTCTCGTTGCAGGCTGGTTGGCAGGTCAAATCGTGCGAGGGACCGGCTTTGGGATCATTGGTGACCTCATTGTCGGTATTCTGGGCGCCTTTATCGGGAGTTGGTTGTTGCCTCAGCTGGGCATCCATCTCGGTATGGGAGTGATCAGCGCAATCATCAACGCTACCATCGGTGCGATATTGCTGCTGCTTGTCGTGCGACTGTTTCGAGGTGGCGGCGGCTGGGGAAGCAGGTGGAGCGGTGGCTGGGGTCGGCGATGGTGA
- a CDS encoding Crp/Fnr family transcriptional regulator encodes MGKPTRDMFDPKIFLAKVGTGKTILEFHKNQHVFEQGDVADTVFYIQRGKVKLTVVSEQGKEAVVAILEPGQFFGEGCMNGHPLRIATTTAIEDCVITSITKDAMIAAIQDEPKFSELFMTYLLTRNSRIEEDLIDQLFNSSERRLARLLLLLANFGKEGSPQPISPHISQETLAEMVGTTRSRVSHFMNKFRKLGLISYNGHIEVHNSLLSAVLHEKPLLRERD; translated from the coding sequence ATGGGTAAGCCAACCAGGGACATGTTTGACCCCAAGATCTTTCTCGCCAAGGTGGGCACGGGGAAAACGATCCTCGAATTTCACAAGAACCAGCACGTGTTCGAGCAAGGCGATGTCGCGGACACGGTTTTTTACATTCAAAGGGGCAAGGTCAAGCTTACTGTCGTGTCTGAGCAGGGCAAGGAAGCGGTCGTCGCAATTCTAGAGCCCGGGCAGTTCTTTGGCGAAGGATGCATGAATGGTCATCCGCTACGCATCGCGACGACAACAGCGATAGAGGATTGCGTCATCACGTCAATCACGAAAGACGCGATGATCGCGGCTATTCAGGATGAGCCGAAATTTTCGGAGCTATTCATGACCTATCTCCTGACCCGGAACAGCCGGATTGAGGAGGATTTGATCGACCAGCTATTCAATTCGAGTGAACGGCGGCTTGCGCGGCTGCTTTTGCTGCTCGCGAATTTCGGTAAGGAAGGCAGTCCGCAGCCGATCAGTCCGCATATCAGTCAAGAAACGCTGGCGGAGATGGTCGGCACCACTCGATCCCGAGTAAGCCATTTCATGAACAAGTTTCGCAAGCTGGGCCTCATCAGCTACAACGGGCATATCGAGGTCCACAATTCGCTGTTGAGTGCAGTTTTGCATGAGAAGCCCCTGCTAAGAGAGCGTGACTAG
- a CDS encoding DUF1488 domain-containing protein: protein MISLNHVIDFPNHSRSYDQTRRAVRFWGHDSAIEASFFIAEDALKRIQPDARPDESGFLNAFDSNRDLICAAAAKIYVRGSRGSYDLVAANF, encoded by the coding sequence TTGATCAGTCTCAACCACGTGATTGATTTTCCAAATCACAGTCGTTCATATGACCAAACGCGGCGTGCCGTGCGATTTTGGGGACACGATAGCGCGATAGAGGCATCATTTTTTATAGCCGAAGATGCACTGAAGCGAATTCAACCGGATGCCCGCCCCGATGAGTCGGGTTTTCTGAACGCCTTCGATTCCAATCGTGATTTGATATGTGCCGCCGCAGCCAAGATCTATGTTCGCGGAAGCAGAGGTTCTTATGATCTGGTTGCCGCTAATTTTTGA
- a CDS encoding response regulator yields MMVLDHSSIPAVVLVVEDEMLLRMRAVDMVEDAGYTSLEAVDADAAFAILESRSDIALLFTDIQMPGSMDGLKLAHAVHQRWPPIKIILVSGQLRLANIDIPPNSRFFGKPLQAKEMIAEMQDMIGEA; encoded by the coding sequence ATGATGGTCCTTGATCATTCGTCTATCCCCGCAGTCGTTCTCGTCGTCGAAGACGAGATGCTGCTGCGCATGCGGGCGGTCGACATGGTGGAAGACGCCGGTTACACCTCGCTCGAGGCTGTGGATGCCGATGCTGCCTTCGCCATCCTCGAATCCAGGTCCGATATCGCACTGCTATTCACCGACATCCAGATGCCGGGCAGTATGGACGGATTGAAGCTCGCTCACGCGGTGCATCAGCGTTGGCCGCCGATCAAGATCATCCTGGTATCCGGGCAGTTAAGGCTGGCCAACATCGATATTCCGCCCAATAGCCGTTTCTTCGGAAAGCCGCTCCAAGCCAAGGAAATGATCGCCGAAATGCAGGACATGATCGGCGAAGCCTGA
- a CDS encoding sensor histidine kinase has product MLRIDRDPPDLTADPTLPQEFLAAENVSLRLLLTQAELDAQALLAQAGIDAREREASDKLQKLILEELHHRIKNTLATVSAIASQSLRNAPSTEHAQHAIEGRLLALGRAHDLLLQARWTSADLGKIVRGATEAFDNPDLPRFSIDGPGILITSGAVIAIAMTLNELCTNTTKFGALSVPAGHVAIAWTVEGSVPRLHLTWSEKDGPMVQAPTKRSFGTRLIETLGKQLKGEVQLTYEPSGFVYALDVPLSSLTSPAVG; this is encoded by the coding sequence ATGCTCAGAATTGACCGGGACCCCCCTGACTTGACGGCCGACCCGACGCTTCCGCAAGAGTTTTTGGCTGCAGAAAATGTCAGTCTGCGGCTGCTGCTGACGCAGGCCGAACTCGATGCTCAAGCGCTGCTTGCTCAGGCCGGCATCGACGCCAGGGAGCGCGAGGCGTCCGACAAGCTGCAAAAGCTGATCCTGGAAGAGCTGCACCACCGCATCAAGAATACGCTCGCGACCGTGAGCGCCATTGCCTCCCAAAGCCTGCGCAATGCCCCGAGCACCGAGCACGCCCAGCACGCCATCGAAGGCCGCTTGCTGGCATTGGGCCGGGCGCACGATCTGCTGTTGCAGGCGCGATGGACCAGCGCCGACCTCGGAAAAATTGTCCGGGGCGCGACGGAGGCTTTCGACAATCCGGATTTGCCGAGGTTTTCAATCGACGGACCCGGCATCCTGATCACCTCGGGCGCCGTGATCGCCATCGCGATGACGCTCAATGAGCTTTGCACCAACACCACGAAATTTGGCGCGCTGTCGGTACCGGCTGGCCATGTCGCCATTGCCTGGACGGTCGAGGGATCGGTACCGCGGTTGCATCTCACCTGGAGCGAAAAAGACGGCCCAATGGTTCAAGCCCCGACCAAAAGGAGTTTTGGCACGCGCCTGATCGAGACGCTGGGCAAGCAGCTGAAGGGCGAAGTTCAACTGACCTACGAGCCCAGCGGCTTTGTCTATGCGCTCGACGTGCCGCTTTCGTCCTTGACGTCCCCAGCGGTCGGATAG
- a CDS encoding tetratricopeptide repeat protein, with amino-acid sequence MGRPHLTLASICLSCCISWVLVGPSLAKAPLVSDEAASECKQDMPDETITSCSQVIDSGAVSGRALAAAYAQRGFARTLKRSLTEAEADLDQAIKIDPKFAEGYADRANLWTVRHQYDRALADGERAVRLDPDLPVARFVRAGALLNLGQYDRAIADYTVALRLRPGAGANIYGLRGIAYHRKGDEARAVADYSELLKIEPDNAGTLLNRGDALFKMHELSRASADYSEAIRLAPDNPGGFKGRGLIRVMTQDPEGGLADFNEAIRLAPNDFNAHINRAAALGFLNRHALALADQDMAIRLDPVQPIAYVERAQTVNRLGDHVAAMASLNKALQLSPGFAPALELQKKIGDTGKKAGKQAAEPSPEAANNYYHDCSFPVTDIDPAKEDMVRIIDACTVLINSHGGNDGNRAIVHVQRGSMYRRLGKYELALVDYSEALRHDPNSAIAYNGRGNAYRLLKLLDQAIADHTEAIRLRPDVAANYNNRGNDWQDLKNNERAIADYDMSIKVDPNYATAYYNRGNSRLVTGDKDGAASDFEQAAKLNPAFRGATDRVRQVETKL; translated from the coding sequence ATGGGTAGACCGCATTTAACCTTGGCATCGATCTGCCTTTCCTGCTGCATCTCCTGGGTATTGGTCGGCCCTTCGCTGGCAAAAGCACCGCTCGTTTCGGATGAGGCGGCGAGCGAGTGCAAGCAGGACATGCCGGACGAAACCATCACGAGCTGCTCCCAGGTGATCGATTCCGGCGCCGTCAGCGGCCGCGCCCTTGCCGCGGCCTACGCGCAGCGCGGCTTCGCCCGCACCCTCAAGCGCAGCCTGACCGAGGCGGAAGCCGATCTCGATCAGGCCATCAAGATCGATCCGAAATTCGCGGAGGGCTATGCCGACCGTGCCAATTTATGGACCGTGCGCCACCAATACGATCGCGCGCTCGCCGACGGGGAACGGGCGGTGCGTCTCGATCCCGACCTGCCGGTCGCCCGTTTCGTCAGGGCCGGTGCGTTGCTCAATCTCGGCCAGTACGATCGCGCCATTGCCGACTACACCGTAGCGTTGAGATTGCGGCCGGGCGCCGGCGCCAACATCTACGGCCTGCGCGGGATCGCCTATCACCGCAAAGGCGACGAGGCGCGCGCGGTTGCCGATTACAGCGAACTGTTGAAAATCGAACCGGACAATGCCGGCACGCTGCTCAACCGCGGCGACGCGCTGTTCAAGATGCACGAATTGAGCCGCGCCAGCGCCGACTACAGCGAGGCGATCCGCCTTGCGCCCGACAATCCCGGCGGCTTTAAGGGACGCGGCCTGATCCGGGTTATGACGCAGGATCCCGAAGGCGGGCTCGCCGATTTCAACGAGGCGATCCGGCTCGCTCCCAATGACTTCAACGCCCATATCAACCGCGCGGCCGCGTTGGGCTTCCTCAACCGACATGCGCTGGCGCTGGCCGATCAGGACATGGCGATCCGTCTCGATCCCGTTCAGCCGATTGCCTATGTCGAGCGCGCCCAGACTGTGAACCGTCTGGGCGACCACGTCGCCGCCATGGCCTCCCTCAACAAGGCGCTGCAGCTTTCTCCCGGCTTTGCTCCCGCGCTCGAGCTGCAAAAGAAGATCGGCGACACCGGCAAAAAGGCCGGCAAGCAGGCGGCGGAGCCTTCGCCGGAGGCGGCCAACAACTATTACCATGACTGCTCGTTCCCGGTCACCGACATCGACCCAGCCAAGGAAGATATGGTCAGGATTATCGATGCCTGCACCGTGCTGATCAATTCGCACGGCGGTAACGATGGGAACCGCGCCATCGTTCACGTGCAGCGCGGCAGCATGTATCGGCGGCTCGGCAAATACGAGCTGGCGCTGGTGGATTACTCCGAAGCGCTCCGGCACGATCCGAACTCGGCGATAGCCTATAACGGCCGCGGCAATGCCTATCGTCTGCTGAAGTTGCTCGATCAGGCGATCGCTGATCATACCGAAGCGATCCGCCTCAGGCCGGACGTCGCCGCTAACTACAATAACCGCGGCAACGACTGGCAGGATCTGAAGAACAACGAGCGCGCCATCGCCGACTACGACATGTCGATCAAGGTCGATCCGAACTACGCGACGGCGTATTACAACCGCGGCAATTCGCGGCTCGTTACCGGCGACAAGGACGGTGCGGCTTCCGACTTCGAGCAGGCCGCCAAGCTCAACCCCGCCTTCAGGGGGGCCACCGACAGGGTGCGGCAGGTTGAGACCAAGCTGTGA
- a CDS encoding alkaline phosphatase family protein — protein MMKHSFVVAMVATVTAATAAGPALAGKATLNVVLVLDGLRPDSITEQETPHLWRLREEGVNFLNGHSVFPTVTRVNAAAIGSGVYPDRNGIFGNTLYVREVDANHSFGNDDHKNLLRLDAATGERMVLAKSLGEILAERGKTLAVVSSGSTGSALLVNPRAPKGTGVLVNAYWEPGVRVAFPDTVNDAILRRFPAAPPKGGAQDPYVEQVSWTERVLRDYVLPDLKPDVIVNWLTEPDHIQHAVGAGSAEARAAIRNDDREIGLVLDRLGELGLADKTNIIVVSDHGFGHGIFGVNVTNELMKAGLKLNADSDDVVIASSGQTMSLHIHDRDPERIGAIVRFLQQQNWVGVLFTAGKPDSSGVPVEGRVPGTFALELVHLENSERGPDIVFTFPWSSAKSFSGLSGLDYTEASTTGPLAGTAGNHGSMSPWTVRNTFIAWGADFKHGVTVRTPSSNVDLVPTLLALMNLEREADLGRFDGRPLREAFADGPDEEQVPIQVRTYFVKSADDDYRAALQLTELDSQRYIDKSWRIR, from the coding sequence ATGATGAAGCATTCTTTCGTGGTAGCGATGGTCGCAACCGTCACGGCTGCGACCGCGGCCGGCCCGGCGTTGGCCGGCAAAGCGACCCTGAACGTGGTGCTTGTCCTCGACGGGTTGCGGCCTGACTCAATTACAGAGCAGGAAACGCCGCATCTTTGGCGGCTGCGCGAGGAGGGCGTGAATTTTCTAAATGGGCACTCGGTATTTCCGACCGTGACCCGTGTGAACGCGGCAGCGATCGGGAGTGGCGTCTATCCCGACCGAAACGGCATTTTCGGCAATACACTCTATGTTCGGGAGGTTGATGCAAACCATTCATTTGGCAATGATGATCACAAGAACCTGCTTCGCCTCGACGCTGCCACGGGCGAGCGCATGGTGCTGGCGAAGAGTCTTGGGGAAATTCTCGCCGAACGCGGCAAGACCCTTGCCGTGGTCAGCTCCGGCTCAACCGGGAGCGCGCTATTGGTCAACCCGCGCGCACCGAAGGGCACAGGCGTGCTCGTGAACGCATATTGGGAGCCTGGCGTGCGGGTTGCGTTCCCGGACACGGTGAACGACGCAATCCTGCGCCGCTTTCCTGCAGCGCCTCCAAAGGGCGGCGCCCAAGATCCCTATGTCGAGCAGGTGAGCTGGACGGAGCGGGTGCTTCGCGACTACGTCCTGCCCGACCTCAAGCCCGATGTGATCGTCAACTGGCTCACCGAGCCGGACCACATCCAGCACGCGGTCGGGGCAGGCTCCGCTGAAGCCCGCGCCGCCATCCGCAACGACGACCGCGAGATCGGCCTTGTGCTCGATCGGTTGGGTGAACTCGGGCTTGCGGACAAGACGAATATCATCGTCGTTTCCGACCATGGGTTTGGTCACGGCATCTTCGGCGTCAACGTAACGAATGAACTGATGAAAGCCGGCCTGAAGCTTAACGCCGACTCCGATGACGTCGTTATCGCAAGCAGCGGACAAACGATGTCGCTGCACATCCACGACCGGGACCCGGAGCGGATCGGCGCAATTGTTCGCTTCTTGCAGCAACAGAACTGGGTCGGCGTGTTGTTCACCGCCGGCAAGCCTGATAGCTCCGGCGTGCCGGTGGAGGGACGCGTGCCGGGCACCTTTGCGCTCGAACTCGTTCACCTCGAAAACAGCGAACGCGGTCCCGACATCGTGTTTACCTTTCCCTGGAGTTCAGCCAAGAGTTTCTCGGGCCTGAGCGGATTGGATTACACCGAAGCGTCCACTACGGGTCCGCTCGCCGGCACCGCCGGCAACCACGGCAGCATGAGTCCGTGGACCGTGCGCAACACTTTCATCGCCTGGGGCGCCGATTTCAAGCATGGCGTGACCGTGCGCACGCCGTCGAGCAACGTCGACCTGGTGCCGACCTTGCTGGCGCTGATGAATCTCGAGCGCGAGGCTGACCTCGGTCGCTTCGACGGGCGGCCGCTGCGAGAGGCCTTCGCCGACGGCCCCGACGAGGAGCAGGTGCCGATCCAGGTTCGAACCTATTTCGTCAAATCGGCTGACGATGATTATCGCGCCGCCTTGCAGCTTACAGAGCTCGATTCGCAACGCTACATAGATAAGAGTTGGCGCATTCGCTGA
- a CDS encoding ABC transporter substrate-binding protein — MDERASLSRRKLLHTLVGSGVIAAVDLPWWEAPFIGARKAWGAEPVRFQWSVPEPTRIALMNSLAERFNQSQKDFVVAIEYVPQAQARQKLISAITGGSPPDLCQVWDNWVGQFNGMGAVEDITARAKSWKYYADVAPTAWQTVTINNQIVSLPLSVTLDGIYYRTDRLKELGLKEPTPDWTWDEFLGLAKAFTKADKNQYGYGMRGSGTWAVLYPSEFAYANGAEVLKDGKVVINSKEAVDALSWYLDLALKHKVTPPSAATDGFVEIVETFGRGVTSMYQHNSGSSGQQKKNVGADNFATLPLPVGPANKRASFWFSETLTMFKGAKNKEGAWQFMSFLLEDEPSLKYCATLGLLPARKSVLEKPEFAKDPALVGFVNSFPIGIVSPYLAYPGWGGRIDSDGVPLIQQAMLGKISAKDCLDRFAEVLKKEMS; from the coding sequence ATGGATGAGCGTGCTTCGCTATCTCGTCGCAAATTGCTGCACACACTCGTCGGCAGCGGCGTCATCGCCGCGGTCGATCTGCCCTGGTGGGAGGCTCCGTTCATTGGCGCGCGCAAGGCGTGGGGCGCCGAGCCGGTGCGCTTTCAATGGAGCGTTCCGGAGCCGACGCGGATCGCGCTGATGAACTCGCTCGCCGAGCGCTTCAATCAGTCGCAAAAGGATTTTGTGGTCGCGATCGAATATGTGCCGCAGGCGCAGGCGCGTCAAAAGCTGATCTCAGCCATCACCGGCGGAAGCCCGCCCGATCTCTGCCAGGTCTGGGACAATTGGGTCGGACAGTTCAACGGCATGGGCGCGGTCGAGGACATCACCGCGCGCGCCAAATCCTGGAAGTATTATGCCGACGTGGCGCCGACGGCCTGGCAAACCGTGACCATCAACAACCAGATCGTCTCGCTGCCGCTCTCGGTGACGCTCGACGGGATTTATTACCGCACCGACCGCCTCAAAGAGCTCGGCCTCAAGGAGCCGACGCCGGACTGGACCTGGGACGAGTTTCTTGGCCTCGCCAAAGCCTTCACCAAGGCGGACAAGAACCAGTACGGCTATGGCATGCGCGGCAGCGGCACCTGGGCGGTGCTCTATCCGAGCGAATTCGCCTACGCCAACGGCGCCGAGGTGCTGAAAGACGGCAAGGTCGTTATCAATTCGAAGGAAGCGGTCGACGCGCTTTCCTGGTATCTCGATCTCGCGCTCAAGCACAAGGTCACGCCGCCGAGTGCGGCGACCGACGGCTTCGTCGAGATCGTCGAAACCTTCGGGCGCGGCGTCACCAGCATGTACCAGCACAATTCCGGCTCCAGCGGCCAGCAGAAGAAAAACGTCGGCGCCGACAATTTTGCCACCCTGCCGCTGCCGGTCGGGCCTGCGAACAAGCGCGCCTCGTTCTGGTTCTCCGAGACGCTCACAATGTTCAAGGGCGCCAAGAACAAGGAAGGCGCCTGGCAATTCATGAGCTTCTTGCTCGAGGATGAGCCGAGTCTCAAATATTGCGCGACGCTCGGCCTCTTGCCGGCGCGCAAGTCGGTACTCGAGAAGCCGGAATTCGCCAAGGACCCGGCGCTTGTCGGTTTTGTGAACTCGTTCCCGATTGGCATCGTCAGTCCGTATCTCGCCTATCCCGGCTGGGGCGGCAGGATCGATTCCGACGGCGTGCCGCTGATCCAGCAGGCGATGCTTGGAAAGATCTCCGCCAAAGACTGCCTCGACCGCTTCGCCGAAGTCCTGAAAAAGGAAATGTCGTAG
- a CDS encoding carbohydrate ABC transporter permease: protein MTTLTLARPRARRLISWRVRKLLIGYSYLVPAALCMLATVVVPIILAIKMSLYADVLYKPQDYRFIGLGNYVRLVQDPVFWLTLWNSVVWVFGSVILQFVFGFAAALLLQQSFRGRALVRTLTLLPWIIPGVVVGLIWEWLYQPNYGVINDLLIRLGWMHERVAWLSSPDLAMAAVVFTNVWRGIPFFAIMLLAGLQAVPDELYEAAHVDGAGVLARFWHITLPLLRPIIVVATATRIIWTFNYADLIFVMTGGGPANATQITSTYTLLQAYSSLDFGYAGALSVVLLLVMLAFTAFYLRVTKGVEET from the coding sequence ATGACCACGCTCACCCTCGCAAGGCCCCGCGCCCGCCGGCTGATCTCCTGGCGGGTGCGCAAGCTCCTGATCGGCTATTCGTATCTGGTGCCGGCCGCATTGTGCATGCTCGCGACCGTCGTGGTGCCGATCATCCTCGCGATCAAGATGAGCCTCTATGCGGACGTGTTGTACAAGCCGCAGGACTATCGCTTCATCGGGCTCGGCAACTACGTCCGCCTGGTGCAGGACCCGGTGTTCTGGCTGACGCTGTGGAATTCCGTTGTCTGGGTGTTCGGCTCGGTGATCCTGCAATTCGTGTTCGGGTTTGCCGCGGCGCTGTTGCTGCAGCAGTCTTTTCGGGGGCGCGCTCTGGTGCGCACGCTCACGCTATTGCCCTGGATCATCCCCGGCGTCGTCGTGGGACTGATCTGGGAGTGGCTCTATCAGCCGAATTACGGCGTCATCAATGATCTCCTGATCCGCCTGGGCTGGATGCATGAGCGCGTCGCGTGGCTGTCCTCGCCGGATCTCGCGATGGCGGCGGTCGTCTTCACCAATGTCTGGCGCGGTATCCCGTTCTTCGCCATCATGCTGCTGGCGGGATTGCAGGCGGTGCCGGACGAGCTGTACGAGGCGGCCCATGTCGACGGTGCCGGCGTGCTCGCGCGGTTCTGGCACATCACTTTGCCGTTGCTGCGGCCGATCATTGTGGTCGCGACAGCGACGCGGATCATCTGGACCTTCAACTATGCCGACCTGATCTTTGTGATGACCGGCGGGGGACCTGCCAACGCCACCCAGATCACCTCGACCTATACCTTGCTGCAGGCCTATTCGAGCCTCGACTTCGGTTACGCCGGCGCGCTCTCGGTCGTGCTGCTTCTGGTGATGCTGGCCTTCACGGCGTTCTATCTTCGCGTGACAAAGGGCGTCGAGGAAACCTGA
- a CDS encoding carbohydrate ABC transporter permease has protein sequence MARRRTPTDLAERLLGGPVVWIGLTLMTAFALGPFIWMLLTSLKDRQELYATPLQYLPVHPTFANYIDAWTSPVTPFSRFFLNSLWVCSVTMVLTTIVSVLAGYAIARFRFAGRDALLLIFLATQMFPSVLLIAPLLTQWRALGLIDTYQALIYSNFSFTVPFTVWMMVGYFSSIPRDLEESAMIDGCNHFTALCRIVLPLAAPGIAATAIFAFVVSWSELLFAISFTTETSMRTLSAGLLYMVGQYEVQWGPLSAGVILSTVPVAVLFSFLQRHLIHGLTAGAVKG, from the coding sequence ATGGCACGCCGCCGCACCCCGACAGATCTTGCCGAGCGCTTATTGGGCGGGCCCGTAGTCTGGATCGGCCTGACGCTGATGACCGCCTTCGCGCTCGGGCCGTTCATCTGGATGTTGCTCACATCGCTAAAAGATCGCCAGGAACTCTACGCCACGCCGCTGCAATATCTGCCGGTGCACCCGACCTTCGCAAATTACATCGACGCCTGGACCTCGCCGGTCACGCCGTTCTCGCGGTTCTTTCTCAATAGCCTGTGGGTGTGTTCGGTGACGATGGTCTTAACCACGATCGTCTCGGTGCTTGCGGGCTACGCCATCGCCCGCTTTCGTTTCGCCGGCCGCGACGCGCTATTGTTGATCTTTCTTGCGACGCAAATGTTTCCGAGCGTCCTGTTGATCGCGCCGCTACTGACGCAATGGCGCGCGCTCGGCCTGATCGATACCTACCAGGCGCTGATCTATTCGAACTTCTCTTTCACGGTGCCGTTCACGGTGTGGATGATGGTCGGCTATTTCTCCTCGATCCCGCGCGACCTCGAGGAAAGCGCGATGATCGACGGCTGCAATCATTTCACAGCACTGTGCCGCATCGTGCTGCCGCTCGCCGCCCCCGGCATCGCCGCTACCGCGATCTTTGCCTTCGTCGTCTCCTGGAGCGAACTCCTGTTCGCGATCTCGTTCACGACCGAGACCAGCATGCGCACGCTGTCCGCCGGGCTGCTCTACATGGTCGGCCAATACGAAGTGCAATGGGGCCCGCTATCGGCCGGCGTCATCCTGAGCACGGTGCCCGTGGCGGTGCTGTTCAGCTTCCTGCAGCGGCATTTGATTCACGGACTGACTGCGGGGGCGGTGAAGGGGTAG